The Anastrepha ludens isolate Willacy chromosome 2, idAnaLude1.1, whole genome shotgun sequence genome contains a region encoding:
- the LOC128857709 gene encoding E3 UFM1-protein ligase 1 homolog produces MSADWEEIKRLAADFQKAQLTSTLQRLSERNCIELVTLLLEKNLLEAFFTNDGKEYITPDQLEREIQDELYVNGGRINLVEVSKALNVDLSRIETIAARIAETDPEIHFMLGQLISEQYITQIAEEINERLSQKGEITVSDLAQQFDLPSDFLQHDVMEKHLGKIIRGRQDASNPRVFFTQAYTQRCKAKIRGALKAITRPTNVATILQQINVQEKIFHSLFDEIAPAGHVSSKQQNAQYIPLIYTKMQADWVNSFYKQNGFLEYEGVSKLGVSDPKQFIRKQFPNEEIIYLKRCAIGSKIIDLTVLSSLNECSATKSYVDLATILPSNMSEEDMEEVFDTIMSRKGSTPGNFVFLQGIVFSQQYLNNLIQPCHEMANANAKTAVESGVYQQYLAEKQLSGKSSAVHDFDDDSKTDKREERRKKAAIGKAGGGSQGRETKTKSTKKHQRSGRGGGNTVDSDDEQEARAGTGKKANKSLEMVKIEEIVKIINKALEEEGLEYLSDTIAGLYYSQLNQVALAKAQELFEATPQTNRRQTHAAVQERINTLLVDVRLYEKGLKLLPADSQAQLCKYLLKALGNDICNELTSYIASESNLTTKTTNLNVDQRTKIAQECNPEYKTVLLELNKAANKTIEEFVAAIEGVLKACSMIIKKVDKKKDRQLIVQHKEKLIQQLQETTEPALVLHLVSLILFTTVTGCILHASGKFVAQILAFIRPSLSNEQNEQLMQYHDFVLKLLQAKEDSEEAKILNEQLQNLQSAIKELAASYEKPGTSKTE; encoded by the exons ATGAGTGCCGATTGGGAAGAGATTAAACGTTTGGCCGCAGATTTCCAGAAGGCGCAATTGACATCGACTCTGCAACG CCTTAGCGAACGTAATTGCATTGAACTCGTTACATTGTTGctggaaaaaaatttgcttgaagCTTTCTTCACCAACGATGGCAAGGAATATATTACACCAGATCAATTGGAACGTGAAATACAGGATGAGCTGTATGTGAACGGCGGACGTATTAATTTGGTGGAAGTCAGCAAGGCACTCAATGTGGATTTATCGCGA ATTGAGACAATAGCTGCGCGGATTGCAGAAACTGATCCAGAGATACACTTCATGTTGGGTCAGCTGATTAGTGAGCAGTACATCACACAAATCGCAGAAGAGATCAACGAGCGTCTATCGCAAAAGGGTGAAATAACAGTATCTGACCTGGCACAACAATTTGACTTGCCCTCTGATTTTCTGCAACATGATGTTATGGAGAAGCATTTGGGCAAGATCATACGCGGTCGACAGGATGCTTCCAACCCGCGTGTATTTTTCACTCAAGCGTATACACAGCGTTGCAAGGCTAAAATTCGTGGCGCTCTAAAAGCGATAACGCGTCCAACTAATGTTGCAACCAtactacagcaaattaatgtgcaagaaaaaatatttcattctttGTTTGACGAGATTGCTCCTGCGGGTCATGTTTCTTCCAAGCAGCAAAATGCACAATACATTCCTCTAATCTACACAAAGATGCAA gCCGACTGGGTGAATtcgttttataaacaaaatggatTTTTGGAATATGAGGGTGTTAGTAAATTAGGGGTTTCGGATCCGAAACAATTTATACGCAAGCAATTTCCCAATGAAGAAATCATCTACCTGAAGCGGTGTGCCATCGGCTCGAAAATAATTGACCTCACCGTTCTCAGCTCTTTAAATGAATGCAGCGCAACAAAAAGTTATGTGGACCTGGCTACTATACTGCCTTCTAATATGTCAGAAGAAGACATGGAAGAAGTGTTTGACACGATAATGTCACGAAAAGGTTCAACACCTGGTAACTTTGTCTTCCTCCAAGGCATTG TATTTTCACAGCAATATCTAAATAATCTCATTCAGCCCTGTCACGAAATggcaaatgcaaatgcaaaaactGCCGTTGAGAGTGGGGTATACCAGCAATACTTAGCCGAGAAACAGCTTTCAGGTAAATCGAGTGCTGTTCACGACTTTGACGATGATTCTAAGACGGACAAGCGGGAAGAGCGACGCAAGAAAGCTGCCATTGGAAAGGCTGGTGGAGGCAGCCAAGGGCGCGAAACTAAAACCAAATCGACGAAAAAGCATCAGCGAAGTGGGCGTGGAGGCGGTAATACCGTCGATAGCGATGACGAGCAAGAAGCACGTGCCGGCACAGGCAAAAAAGCTAACAAGTCCCTCGAGATGGTAAAAATTGAGGAAATTGTTAAGATAATCAATAAGGCTTTGGAAGAGGAAGGATTGGAATACCTGTCCGATACTATTGCAGGATTGTATTATAG TCAATTAAACCAAGTGGCACTTGCGAAAGCGCAAGAATTGTTCGAGGCAACACCGCAAACCAATCGACGTCAGACGCATGCTGCCGTGCAGGAGCGCATCAATACGTTACTCGTTGATGTGCGTTTATACGAAAAGGGTTTAAag CTATTGCCCGCCGATTCGCAAGCTCAATTGTGCAAATATCTACTCAAAGCACTTGGTAATGACATTTGCAATGAATTGACCAGTTACATTGCCAGTGAATCCAATTTAACTACGAAAACGACCAACCTCAATGTTGATCAACGCACTAAGATCGCTCAGGAGTGTA ATCCTGAATATAAAACTGTCTTGTTGGAGCTCAATAAAGCGGCCAATAAAACAATAGAGGAATTTGTTGCAGCCATCGAAGGTGTATTGAAAGCATGCAGCATGATCATCAAGAAAGTGGATAAGAAGAAAGATCGTCAACTCATTGTCCAAcacaaagaaaaactaatacaGCAGCTACAAGAGACCACAGAGCCCGCTTTGGTGCTACATTTAGTTTCTTTAATACTCTTTACAACGGTGACTGGTTGTATACTACACGCTTCCGGTAAATTTGTAGCACAAATACTCGCCTTCATACGCCCCAGTCTGAGTAACGAACAAAATGAACAACTTATGCAGTATCATG attttgtgTTGAAATTGTTGCAAGCTAAAGAAGACAGCGAAgaggcaaaaattttaaacgaacaattgcaaaatctgcagagTGCCATAAAGGAGCTGGCGGCGTCTTATGAAAAGCCGGGCACTTCAAAAACTGAATAG
- the LOC128871539 gene encoding PAX3- and PAX7-binding protein 1, with protein sequence MSLFRKPKKIQRRVFSSTLDDEDENAVDAIEADVDREQPVQINKKSKDGSSKKSSNKTDKVEEPKPKALLSFADDEEDTEVFQVRKSSNSKKLMRMLDRERRRKRKEERQNTQSFAEIGNSGGGGGSGFTGRQRERQQSHDRFENGKSTDVSNNNISHNLGSTTSSNKYKGTATLATTGEKAVGTASASAVEQCKSKKSDSIQTEIRTDDFVLVVKKSEPDVILNGRAAICAGRNDMSEEDEPEEEEDDRDSNHRFSKPEHLKQMLESGSIPDAAMIHAARKRRQKAREQGDFIPVEEPKAPVKKGSRLAREDVEGDNSDDEERMDMTIMTGKKEREERREQFYAVENNDYTDEDSDREMHEWENQQIRKGVTGAQLVSAQHDAVLSRFMIKPAATNALEYVAEEQSTSTLLEQAYAKSALQKTQQVLGGATKTKKEKGKAVSMRTPMEIHDAILTRLTKLREVNEKHVSDIERIANDLKVLKLEEMDCTQKAPTAAAKYRFYQELKCYAADLVDCLTEKTPIISDLEKRTLQIYSKHQHFLIERRRQDVRDQAKEMAEASKPAGSRRAPDSEEQIRRAAEREGRRTRRRCDREKNELLISHLDGMSSDDETADRYQEQLQNNLDQIQKESEAIFNDVNDDFYKVELILMKLYAWRKTDINSYKDAFVSLCLPKILGPLVRFEMLSWSPLLEEYKDIEKLNWYSACMLYAWSEDETESSLRLDPDVNLVPTIIEKIVLPKVTDIVNQCWDPLSTTQTLRLIGFINRLGRDFPLKDTSRQLQQLFEKILEKMKLALDNDVFIPIFPKQVQEAKTSFFQRQFCSGLKLFRNFLSWQGIVADKPLRELAIGSLLNRYLLLAMRVCTANDAISKAYIIVNTLPTVWLQPESETLQNLQLLIAYIKQTLDAFDAKNPLFIQTCDKAKQILQRLHSY encoded by the exons ATGTCACTATTTCGAAAGCCAAAGAAAATTCAAAGACGAGTGTTTTCGAGCACCTTAGACGATGAGGATGAAAATGCGGTGGATGCAATCGAAGCGGATGTTGATAGAGAGCAACCGGTGCAGATTAACAAGAAAAGCAAAGATGGGAGCAGCAAAAAGTCTAGTAATAAAACAGACAAAGTCGAGGAACCGAAACCAAAAGCGCTATTGAGTTTTGCAGACGATG AGGAAGATACGGAGGTATTTCAAGTACGCAAATCATCAAATAGTAAAAAACTTATGCGTATGTTGGACCGAGAACGGCGCAGAAAGCGAAAAGAGGAACGGCAAAACACACAGTCATTTGCAGAAATTGGTAATAGCGGTGGTGGTGGAGGTAGCGGCTTTACAGGCCGGCAACGAGAACGACAACAATCGCATGACCGCTTCGAAAATGGAAAATCTACCGATGTCAGCAACAATAATATTTCTCACAATTTAGGTTCAACAACATCTAGTAATAAATATAAGGGTACAGCCACTTTAGCAACCACGGGCGAAAAAGCAGTAGGCACAGCCTCAGCATCTGCTGTAGAAcagtgtaaaagtaaaaaatctgaTAGTATCCAAACAGAAATACGCACAGACGACTTTGTG CTTGTTGTTAAAAAATCTGAACCCGATGTTATCCTTAATGGGCGTGCAGCAATATGTGCCGGTCGTAACGACATGTCCGAAGAAGACGAGCCCGAAGAAGAGGAGGATGATCGAGATAGCAATCATCGTTTCTCTAAGCCTGAGCATTTGAAACAAATGTTAGAAAGTGGTTCTATACCGGACGCGGCAATGATACATGCAGCTCGAAAACGTCGACAAAAAGCCAGAGAGCAAG GCGATTTTATACCCGTCGAAGAACCGAAAGCGCCCGTGAAGAAGGGTAGTCGGTTGGCGCGTGAAGATGTGGAAGGTGACAATTCGGATGATGAGGAAAGAATGGACATGACAATCATGACTGGCAAGAAGGAACGTGAAGAACGGCGTGAACAATTTTACGCCGTGGAAAACAACGATT ATACCGATGAGGATTCCGATCGCGAAATGCATGAATGGGAAAATCAACAAATACGAAAAGGTGTTACCGGCGCACAACTGGTGAGTGCCCAACATGATGCGGTACTCTCCCGGTTTATGATAAAACCTGCTGCTACCAATGCATTGGAATATGTGGCAGAGGAACAATCAACATCGACACTATTAGAGCAGGCGTATGCTAAGAGCGCATTACAGAAGACACAACAAGTATTGGGTGGAGCAACCAAGACGAAAAAGGAGAAGGGAAAAGCGGTATCAATGCGCACACCGATGGAAATACATGATGCCATACTAACGCG TTTGACAAAGTTGCGAGAAGTTAACGAAAAGCACGTGTCTGATATCGAACGCATAGCCAATGATTTAAAGGTATTGAAACTTGAGGAAATGGATTGCACTCAGAAGGCCCCAACAGCGGCGGCAAAGTATCGTTTTTACCAGGAGCTTAAATGCTATGCTGCCGATTTGGTGGACTGTTTGACTGAAAAG ACTCCGATAATCAGTGATTTAGAGAAGCGCACCTtacaaatatattcaaaacatCAACATTTCCTCATCGAACGCCGCCGTCAAGACGTACGCGATCAAGCTAAGGAAATGGCTGAAGCTTCAA AACCTGCCGGTTCACGTCGTGCGCCCGATTCAGAGGAACAGATACGGCGTGCTGCAGAGCGTGAAGGTAGACGTACTCGCCGTCGTTGTGATCGCGAGAAAAATGAGTTGCTTATTTCGCATTTAGATGGCATGTCCAGCGATGATGAGACCGCAGATCGCTACCAAGAGCAGTTGCAAAACAATTTAG ACCAAATCCAAAAAGAATCTGAAGCAATATTCAACGACGTAAACGATGACTTTTATAAAGTCGAACTAATCTTAATGAAATTGTATGCTTGGCGCAAAACCGACATCAACTCCTACAAAGACGCATTTGTTAGTCTGTGTTTGCCTAAG ATCCTGGGTCCTCTTGTGCGTTTTGAAATGCTGTCCTGGTCGCCGCTGCTGGAAGAGTACAAAGATATAGAAAAATTGAACTGGTACTCAGCCTGTATGCTTTATGCTTGGAGTGAGGATGAGACCGAGTCGTCTTTAAGACTTGACCCCGATGTTAATTTGGTGCCGACAATTATTGAGAAAATTGTTTTGCCTAAAGTAACTG atATTGTCAATCAGTGTTGGGATCCACTATCAACAACACAAACATTGCGTTTAATCGGTTTTATAAATCGTTTAGGGCGCGATTTTCCCCTTAAAGATACGTCAAGACAGTTACAGCAATTGTTTGagaagattttagaaaaaatgaagTTGGCTTTGGATAACGATGTCTTTATACCAATTTTTCCCAAGCA AGTGCAAGAGGCAAAGACATCGTTCTTTCAGCGTCAGTTTTGCAGTGGTCTCAAACTGTTTAGAAATTTTCTAAGCTGGCAGGGTATTGTTGCTGATAAACCTTTGCGTGAATTAGCAATAGGTTCATTGCTGAACCGCTATCTACTGCTCGCTATGAGA gTTTGCACAGCCAATGATGCGATAAGTAAGGCTTATATAATTGTTAATACATTGCCAACAGTGTGGCTACAACCAGAATCGGAAACATTGCAGAATCTGCAATTACTAATTGCCTACATAAAGCAGACTTTGGATGCCTTCGATGCAAAGAATCCACTttttat CCAAACCTGCGATAAAGCAAAGCAAATTCTGCAACGATTACATAGCTATTAA
- the LOC128871540 gene encoding arrestin domain-containing protein 17, with translation MGLKGCEIQLDNPWNTYYAGQTINGQVKLTFDSTKKVRGIIIKFIGEANTEWSETKTVTTSEGKTEQEEEKLRGHEEYFQIQYYLLGGKNSSETELPAGTHTYPFTCALPPTLPSSFEGEFGHVRYTIKVTLDRPWKFDQDMKMAFTVISPVDLNVNPRVKEPYKLELEKSFCCFCCRSGPLSVVTTVPVTGYVSGQTIPITCECDNASNVGITSVKFILRKRVTFQVNQPRADKKQSKITIAELGIGPVAGGETRTFTQQLEIPALPPTNLLNCGIISLDYDLHIECDVSGPHRNLSGNIPIILGTIPLASFKPPAPYTDVPAQIPPQQQDQDPSLAPTQPVSPASPPSDGAGGALGWNVADSAGGQLYPNIPPPQFVETQFRAPKITGNEDSEHTTVVGDANFAPRYPTFQFNNATAPPHH, from the exons atgggACTGAAAGGTTGTGAAATTCAATTAGACAACCCATGGAATACATATTATGCTGGTCAAACAATTAACGGACAGGTGAAATTGACTTTCGATTCAACGAAAAAAGTACGAG gtatCATAATAAAGTTTATAGGTGAAGCCAATACAGAATGGTCCGAGACAAAAACTGTAACCACTAGCGAAGGAAAGACTGAACAGGAAGAGGAAAAATTGCGCGGCCATGAAGAGTATTTCCAAATACAGTACTATCTTCTGGGCGGAAAAAATA GTTCTGAGACTGAGCTTCCAGCCGGCACGCACACTTATCCATTCACATGTGCATTGCCGCCCACACTACCTTCATCGTTTGAGGGCGAATTCGGCCATGTTCGTTACACCATTAAGGTAACCTTGGACAGGCCATGGAAATTTGATCAGGATATGAAAATGGCATTTACTGTTATTTCACCAGTTGATCTAAACGTAAATCCACGTGTAAAG GAACCCTATAAGCTTGAGTTGGAGAagagtttttgttgcttttgctgtCGCTCAGGGCCATTGTCGGTAGTTACCACAGTACCAGTAACTGGCTACGTCTCGGGCCAAACAATACCAATTACTTGTGAATGCGACAATGCCAGCAATGTTGGCATCACATCGGTTAAGTTTATTTTGCGTAAACGCGTCACATTCCAAGTCAATCAACCGCGTGCGGATAAGAAGCAAAGTAAAATTACAATCGCCGAATTAGGTATTGGCCCCGTTGCAGGTGGTGAGACACGCACTTTTACGCAACAATTGGAAATACCAGCACTGCCTCCAACAAATTTGCTCAATTGCGGTATTATTTCGTTGGATTATGACTTGCAT ATTGAGTGTGATGTTAGCGGTCCACATCGTAATTTATCTGGCAATATACCCATAATATTGGGCACAATTCCATTGGCATCATTCAAGCCACCAGCACCATACACGGATGTGCCAGCACAAATACCACCACAGCAGCAAGATCAAGATCCATCACTGGCACCCACGCAACCGGTTAGTCCAGCGAGTCCACCAAGCGATGGTGCGGGTGGTGCGCTGGGTTGGAACGTAGCAGATAGCGCTGGTGGGCAACTGTATCCAAATATAC CGCCTCCGCAATTTGTTGAGACACAGTTTCGTGCGCCTAAAATAACTGGCAACGAAGATTCCGAGCATACAACGGTTGTGGGTGATGCTAACTTTGCGCCACGTTATCCAACTTTCCAATTCAATAATGCGACTGCACCGCCACATCATTAA
- the LOC128863278 gene encoding sorbitol dehydrogenase-like — MIINKCLRIYQRKTIASLNFFALSIFQHPKKVLEMCGNVTKRYSSKCGKDGKDKKDNLSVVLHGVDDLRVEQTPMPKTGPGEVLLAMDTVGICGTDVHFLKKGKVGSFEVKKPMIIGHEASGIVAELGKGVKNLKVGDRVAIEPGVGCRYCSFCKSGNYNLCPDMIFCAAPPVDGNLRRYYKHAADFCHKLPDHVTMEEGALLEPLGIAVASCRRAKIRLGSHVLIIGAGPIGLSCLIVSKAWGAASTTIVDVNEHRLKVAQELGATAAMKSCKEMDVQKAAREICKTNGSMPDRTLDCVGNQESVLLGVFATRSGGNCVVVGMGADEINLPLMEALTREVDLLGVFRYCNDYESAMHLISEGKSGMKKLVTHHFDIKDSVEAFDTARHRKGNAIKVLIHVQKRDKNNKEPFDK, encoded by the exons ATGATTATCAATAAGTGTTTGCGAATTTATCAGCGTAAAACGATTGCTTCGCTTAATTTCTTTGCACTTTCGATTTTCCAGCATCCCAAAAAAGTTTTGGAAATGTGTGGAAATGTTACGAAACGTTATAGTTCAAAATGTGGTAAAGATGGCAAAGATAAAAAGGACAATTTGAGCGTAGTGTTGCATGGCGTAGACGATCTACGGGTG gAACAAACACCCATGCCAAAAACTGGTCCAGGAG AGGTGCTTCTTGCTATGGACACGGTGGGTATTTGTGGCACTgatgtacattttttgaaaaaaggcaaAGTCGGTTCGTTCGAAGTGAAAAAGCCCATGATTATTGGTCATGAAGCTTCAGGCATTGTCGCAGAATTGGGGAAAGGTGTAAAAAATCTTAAAGTAGGTGATCGCGTAGCCATCGAACCGGGTGTAGGCTGCCGATATTGTTCATTTTGTAAAAGCGGTAACTACAATCTATGCCCGGATATGATATTTTGTGCAGCTCCACCCGTCGATGGCAATTTACGCCGCTATTATAAACATGCTGCCGACTTCTGTCACAAATTGCCCGATCATGTAACAATGGAGGAAGGTGCATTACTGGAGCCGTTAGGGATTGCTGTAGCTAGCTGTCGACGTGCCAAAATTCGCCTTGGTTCACATGTGCTCATTATTGGTGCTGGCCCAATAGGATTGTCCTGCTTGATTGTGTCCAAGGCATGGGGTGCAGCCTCTACTACAATAGTCGATGTGAATGAGCATCGACTCAAGGTCGCTCAAGAGTTGGGTGCTACAGCCGCAATGAAATCCTGCAAGGAAATGGATGTTCAAAAGGCGGCGAGAgaaatatgcaaaacaaatgGTTCTATGCCGGATAGGACTCTCGATTGCGTTGGCAACCAAGAGTCGGTGCTGCTAGGAGTATTT GCTACACGTTCTGGTGGCAACTGTGTCGTTGTGGGCATGGGAGCTGATGAAATCAACTTACCCTTAATGGAGGCTTTAACACGCGAAGTGGACTTGCTTGGTGTATTTCGCTATTGCAATGA CTATGAATCTGCGATGCATTTAATATCTGAAGGTAAATCGGGGATGAAAAAGTTGGTCACACACCATTTCGATATAAAAGATAGCGTTGAGGCTTTTGACACGGCGCGTCATAGAAAAGGAAATGCTATAAAAGTGTTGATACACGTTCAAAAACgcgataaaaataataaagaaccaTTCGATAAGTAG
- the LOC128871543 gene encoding sorbitol dehydrogenase-like, which translates to MANDNLTAVLHGVEDLRLEQRPIPEIADYEVLLKMDSVGICGSDVHYLVHGRIGDFVLNKPMIIGHEASGIVAKVGSKVKHLAVGDRVACEPGVPCRYCDHCKNGQYNLCPDMVFCATPPYDGNLTRYYKHAADFCYKLPDHVTMEEGALLEPLSVGVHACRRAGVGLGSKVLVLGAGPIGLVTLLSAQAMGAEQIFITDLVQQRLDVAKELGATHTLLMNKDDTAEETAKKIHQIMGVEPDKTIDCCGAESTTRLSIFATRSGGCVVIVGMGAAEPKIPLINALAREVDIRGVFRYCNDYPAALSLVASGKVNVKRLITHHFDITETAKAFETARYGHGGAIKVMIHVQPKDTNNKV; encoded by the exons GAACAACGTCCCATCCCAGAAATCGCTGATTATG AGGTACTTTTAAAAATGGACTCCGTAGGTATTTGCGGCTCAGATGTACACTATTTGGTCCATGGACGCATCGGTGATTTTGTGCTCAACAAGCCAATGATTATCGGACACGAAGCTTCTGGAATAGTGGCTAAAGTGGGAAGCAAAGTGAAACATCTCGCTGTAGGCGATCGAGTTGCTTGTGAACCGGGTGTACCTTGCCGTTACTGCGACCACTGCAAGAATGGCCAATATAATCTCTGTCCCGACATGGTATTTTGCGCCACCCCACCCTATGACGGGAATCTCACGCGCTATTACAAACATGCTGCCGATTTTTGCTACAAATTGCCTGACCATGTGACCATGGAAGAAGGTGCATTGCTGGAACCACTGTCGGTTGGTGTACATGCTTGCCGTCGTGCCGGTGTTGGGCTTGGATCGAAGGTGCTTGTATTAGGTGCCGGTCCCATTGGTTTGGTAACGTTGCTGTCTGCACAAGCAATGGGCGCAGAACAGATATTTATTACGGATTTGGTACAACAACGCTTAGATGTGGCTAAGGAGTTAGGTGCTACACATACATTATTGATGAATAAGGATGACACCGCAGAAGAGACGGCGAAAAAGATACATCAGATAATGGGCGTCGAACCAGATAAGACGATCGATTGCTGTGGTGCTGAGTCAACGACACGTTTGAGCATTTTC GCTACTCGCTCGGGAGGCTGTGTTGTGATTGTGGGCATGGGTGCTGCGGAGCCTAAAATTCCGCTGATTAACGCTTTAGCACGTGAAGTCGATATACGAGGAGTATTCCGTTATTGCAATGA CTATCCTGCTGCGCTGTCGTTAGTGGCTTCCGGCAAGGTAAATGTTAAACGACTGATTACCCACCACTTTGACATCACTGAGACAGCCAAGGCATTCGAGACGGCACGTTATGGACATGGTGGCGCCATCAAAGTAATGATACACGTACAACCAAAGGATACAAACAATAAAGTTTGA